In the Desulfosporosinus acidiphilus SJ4 genome, CCGAGTATACTCCACAACTGCTTTCATCATAATCATGGGACCTATTGCCCAGATGGCATCAACTTTATGTCCGTCACTTAAGACTTTAGCTAAACCATCAGTGACAAATCCTTTAACGCCGGCACTTCCATCATTGGTAGCTATGACTACTTCATTGCTCACAGCACGCATTTCGTCTTCCAAAATCAAAAGATCGGCACTTCTGGAACCCAAAACTGAAATCACATGATTTCCGGCATCTTTCAGACCCCGAGCAATTGGGTGAATTGGGGCAATCCCAAGGCCGCCTCCAATACAGACAACCGTACCATATTTTTCAATTTCAGAAGCAACCCCCAGCGGGCCGACAAAATCTTGAAACTCATCCCCTTCATTCATCTGGGTGATGATCGCCGACGAGTATCCCACATCTTGGACAACAATCGTAATCGTACCTTTTTCACGATTAAAATCCATGACGGTCAGCGGAATTCGCTCGCCAACTTCATCAACCCGGACAATTACGAACTGTCCGGGTTCAACCTTAGCAGCCACAGCCGCAGCTTCGACTTCCAGCAAGGCAATGCCTTGAGCCAAAAGTCTTTTTTTAACAATGCGGTACATTTGACTCCTCCTCAATGTCCAGAATATTTAACTAGCATTTTATTTATTTATTCGATATGTTCTAGGCAATATCCTTCCGAAATATGTTAGTTAAAGGTATATAAAAAAATCATTGATTAAAGTATTAAAACTCATATCTATTATTTACATAATCAGTTTAGAACATTTATTTTATTGGCTATTAGATCCTTCATCAAGCCCTTTAGTATTTCCTTTCGCCACACTGTCTACAATTCTGTCAAGGATTCCATTAACGAACTTGGCTGACTCTTCCCCGCCAAAACGTTTTGCCAATTCAATCGCTTCATTGAGACTGACTCTGCCAGGGATATCGGGACGAAAGAGGATTTCGCAAGTAGCTATACGCATCACATTGCGGTCAACATTAGCCATTCGCTTAATTCCCCAGCCTTGGGCGAACGAAGCAATGGTTTCATCAATCTGTTCTAAGTGGGCAATGGTTTCATCAACAAGCTCCCGAGCAAAAACCTTACTACTCTCAGGGACTTCAAATTCTTCCGCCCAACGTTGAACTTCTGCTGAAGGAGATAAAGGTTCTTTCGTTAAGTCTCTTTGGAAAAGAACCTGCAATGCTGTTTCACGGGCTAATCTTCGGCTCAAGGATATTCCTCCTATTATTTGTTGATAGTTTTTTTCAGCCAGGCCATGATATCCTGATGGTCATCTTGGCGTTTTCCAATGATAAATCCCAGAAGTACAAATAAAGTGAGTACCATTGTCCGCCAAAAGCCAAGGGTTACCGCCAATAACCCCGTAACAAATCCGATTGAAGTTCCAATCAGCTTGCCGGGATGGTTATTTAAAGCCCAAACGATAAATCCAGTGAGTTTCTCTCCCAAGTTGTGCCAAAAGTCACTCATCGAACGCGTGCCGTGCGTACTCTTTCTAATCGCCGCACGAACACTTTCACCTCAATTACACTTATACCGGTATATAATTCTACATCTTGCTTGACCTTTTCTTTCAGTTTCTTTGAAGTCTGGGGTATTAGGATGCCCTGCTCATATTGACATGATACTATTATTTGGAGGCCTGATTCTCGTTCTCTAAGCTTTGATTGAACTTGCATAACTCCTGAAATGGCTGTCGCACTGCGGGCAATAATCTCTTCGAGTGCTTCCTGAGAAATGCGCACCTCCCCATCGCTGCCGGAAGAAGTGCGAAAGGTACGATCATTATTATCTTGCGGTCTAACGAGTAGGAGTAATCCTCCTAAAAGCAAAAAAACGGCCACAACTAAGCTCTCCAAGGG is a window encoding:
- a CDS encoding sulfide/dihydroorotate dehydrogenase-like FAD/NAD-binding protein yields the protein MYRIVKKRLLAQGIALLEVEAAAVAAKVEPGQFVIVRVDEVGERIPLTVMDFNREKGTITIVVQDVGYSSAIITQMNEGDEFQDFVGPLGVASEIEKYGTVVCIGGGLGIAPIHPIARGLKDAGNHVISVLGSRSADLLILEDEMRAVSNEVVIATNDGSAGVKGFVTDGLAKVLSDGHKVDAIWAIGPMIMMKAVVEYTRPLGLKTIVSMNPIMVDGTGMCGACRVSVGNETKFACVDGPEFDGHLVDFDLAMKRLAFYKDEENRAKARLECHHEGGHH
- the nusB gene encoding transcription antitermination factor NusB, giving the protein MSRRLARETALQVLFQRDLTKEPLSPSAEVQRWAEEFEVPESSKVFARELVDETIAHLEQIDETIASFAQGWGIKRMANVDRNVMRIATCEILFRPDIPGRVSLNEAIELAKRFGGEESAKFVNGILDRIVDSVAKGNTKGLDEGSNSQ
- a CDS encoding DUF2273 domain-containing protein codes for the protein MSDFWHNLGEKLTGFIVWALNNHPGKLIGTSIGFVTGLLAVTLGFWRTMVLTLFVLLGFIIGKRQDDHQDIMAWLKKTINK
- the amaP gene encoding alkaline shock response membrane anchor protein AmaP: MLAFILGVLMVLGALWIFAMATGWGLPYDLLLQGLHWLKWNPLESLVVAVFLLLGGLLLLVRPQDNNDRTFRTSSGSDGEVRISQEALEEIIARSATAISGVMQVQSKLRERESGLQIIVSCQYEQGILIPQTSKKLKEKVKQDVELYTGISVIEVKVFVRRLERVRTARVR